The following are from one region of the Cyanobium gracile PCC 6307 genome:
- a CDS encoding cation:proton antiporter, which produces MAQPTLLSTLLILLLGVLLARLSEGWMARLAVPAIVIELVMGFVLGNTVVPFEAMAPLSGLTELGVLTLFFQVGLEVRGDLLSSRRAAILRTVALSFCTPLLAFWPLRTLFDLSIPTTLLCLAVLSATGTGVTLRVLAQRGAIQTPSGRLLVGVSVLDDLPAIGLLAIATASAGLRLGSQGIGWGGPLVGLLLAGLSWLAVTHWARRHSRRPTSALAILMLLIGSAWLGEACGLTSLLGALWGGVLMARLGPVEGEVQRVLTVLSEVFLPLYFISVGMRISAGTLLQPAAWSLAAALIVMAVLSKLACGLGIDRHDRRAGVDRWLVVFGLIPRGLPGLVFATTALNQGLIDAVQFSSLVLMVTVTTVVGLLLLERRLGGAASAPPGAPG; this is translated from the coding sequence ATGGCGCAACCCACCCTCCTGAGCACCCTCCTGATCCTGCTGCTGGGGGTGCTGCTGGCCCGCCTCTCGGAGGGCTGGATGGCCCGGCTGGCCGTGCCCGCGATCGTCATCGAGCTGGTGATGGGGTTCGTCCTCGGCAACACCGTGGTGCCGTTCGAGGCGATGGCGCCCCTGAGCGGCCTCACGGAGCTGGGGGTGCTCACCCTGTTCTTCCAGGTGGGCCTGGAGGTGCGCGGCGACCTGCTCAGCTCCCGGCGGGCCGCGATTCTGCGCACGGTGGCGTTGAGCTTCTGCACGCCGCTGCTGGCCTTCTGGCCCCTCCGGACGCTGTTCGACCTCTCCATCCCCACCACCCTCCTCTGCCTGGCGGTGCTGAGTGCCACCGGCACGGGCGTGACCCTGCGGGTCCTCGCCCAGCGGGGTGCCATCCAGACCCCCTCCGGCCGGCTGCTGGTGGGGGTGTCGGTGCTCGATGACCTGCCGGCCATCGGGCTGCTGGCGATCGCCACCGCCAGCGCGGGCCTGCGGCTGGGAAGCCAGGGCATCGGCTGGGGGGGGCCACTGGTGGGGCTGCTGCTGGCGGGGCTGAGCTGGCTGGCGGTGACCCATTGGGCCCGCCGCCACAGCCGGCGGCCCACCAGCGCCCTGGCGATCCTGATGCTGCTGATCGGTTCGGCCTGGCTGGGGGAGGCCTGCGGCCTGACCAGCCTGCTCGGCGCCCTCTGGGGCGGGGTGCTGATGGCCCGGCTGGGGCCGGTGGAAGGGGAGGTGCAGCGGGTGCTGACCGTGCTTTCGGAGGTGTTCCTGCCCCTCTACTTCATCAGTGTGGGGATGCGGATCAGCGCCGGCACCCTGCTGCAGCCGGCGGCCTGGAGCCTGGCGGCGGCCCTGATCGTGATGGCGGTGCTGAGCAAGCTGGCCTGCGGCCTGGGTATCGATCGCCACGATCGGCGGGCGGGGGTCGACCGCTGGCTGGTGGTGTTCGGCCTGATCCCCCGGGGCCTGCCGGGGCTGGTGTTCGCCACCACGGCCCTGAACCAGGGCCTGATCGATGCCGTCCAGTTCTCGTCCCTGGTGCTCATGGTGACCGTCACCACGGTGGTGGGCCTGCTGCTGCTGGAGCGGCGGCTGGGTGGCGCCGCGTCCGCCCCACCGGGCGCGCCCGGCTGA